Proteins from a genomic interval of Sphingobacterium sp. SYP-B4668:
- a CDS encoding vitamin K epoxide reductase family protein has translation MIEALFPKKESNIQRVIDYFLTISQVNHTSLHLKEAIEGHVESPSMLSIKDILFEYGIDAVAIRKSNYSYEDFETPFICSFQQQDWSKPAFTVVIANEDDKISYLDPIGNTVKTIALTDFEAMDKEIILLLDTQQKKEELNYRQNQSKERSQNIIAQIPIYAFILVLLSSLGFMLLRADSLHWITPFFLISSTIGLLISLLLVWHEVDAHNPFIKEVCGGHGRKMNCDAVLSSSGATFLGISWAVWGFAYFAAFFLTIVLFSLEFSYSSLWSVFSVAAIMYLPFSLYYQYRVVKQWCPLCLLVLSVLLVNAAVSIYTLSTSGSIFFDWPSVLHIGVIGLIFLLLTYYAIPILKQARESKSYAKRWKKLRYNRDIFQALLTKSEKITVSTEGLGIVIGNPNASTEIVKVCNPYCGPCAKAHPELEHIIKNNTDLKIRIIFTASGENDDIRTAPVQHLLAIQEKEGERIAQQALDDWYLSEQKDYEVFAKKYPMNGELKLQKNKIDAMYDWCNEMKIRATPTIYINGYELPDSYRISELKNFF, from the coding sequence ATGATAGAAGCACTTTTTCCAAAGAAAGAATCTAACATACAACGTGTTATTGATTATTTCTTGACAATAAGCCAAGTAAATCACACTTCGCTTCATCTCAAAGAAGCTATTGAGGGTCATGTGGAGAGTCCCTCGATGCTTTCGATTAAAGATATTTTGTTTGAGTATGGAATAGATGCTGTTGCTATACGCAAGAGTAACTATTCATATGAAGATTTTGAAACACCTTTTATTTGCTCTTTTCAACAACAGGATTGGAGCAAGCCTGCTTTTACAGTTGTAATTGCAAATGAAGACGATAAAATAAGTTACCTAGATCCCATAGGTAATACTGTAAAAACCATTGCTCTAACTGATTTTGAGGCCATGGATAAAGAGATCATTCTGCTCCTAGATACCCAACAGAAAAAAGAGGAATTAAATTATAGACAAAATCAAAGTAAAGAGCGGAGTCAAAATATTATTGCCCAGATACCTATATATGCTTTTATACTTGTGCTGCTATCGAGTCTAGGGTTTATGCTTTTGAGGGCAGATAGCTTACATTGGATCACTCCGTTTTTCTTGATTAGCTCTACTATAGGGCTGTTAATCTCATTATTACTCGTATGGCATGAGGTGGATGCGCACAATCCCTTTATCAAGGAAGTATGTGGTGGACATGGACGCAAAATGAATTGCGATGCTGTACTATCATCTAGTGGAGCAACATTTTTAGGCATAAGCTGGGCTGTATGGGGTTTTGCCTATTTTGCTGCTTTCTTTTTAACCATAGTATTATTTTCGCTAGAGTTTTCATATAGCTCTCTCTGGTCCGTATTTTCTGTAGCAGCTATAATGTACCTTCCTTTTTCTTTGTACTATCAATATAGAGTAGTGAAACAATGGTGCCCATTGTGTCTATTGGTCTTGAGCGTGCTGTTGGTGAATGCTGCAGTTTCAATTTACACCTTAAGCACTAGTGGTAGCATATTCTTTGATTGGCCCTCTGTACTACATATTGGTGTGATTGGTTTAATATTTCTACTGTTGACATACTACGCCATACCTATTTTGAAACAAGCGAGAGAAAGTAAAAGTTATGCTAAACGGTGGAAAAAGCTACGATACAATCGGGATATCTTCCAGGCGCTTCTCACTAAATCAGAAAAAATAACTGTTTCAACAGAAGGATTAGGTATTGTAATTGGAAATCCCAATGCTAGTACCGAAATCGTAAAAGTATGTAATCCATACTGCGGGCCTTGTGCAAAGGCTCATCCAGAATTAGAGCATATTATAAAAAACAATACTGATTTAAAGATACGTATCATCTTTACCGCTTCCGGAGAGAATGATGATATAAGAACCGCCCCTGTGCAGCATCTATTGGCTATACAAGAAAAAGAAGGAGAAAGAATTGCACAGCAAGCGTTAGACGATTGGTATCTTTCAGAGCAAAAAGACTATGAAGTATTCGCTAAAAAATATCCAATGAACGGGGAATTGAAACTACAAAAAAACAAAATAGATGCGATGTATGATTGGTGTAATGAAATGAAGATACGTGCTACACCGACTATATATATAAACGGCTATGAGCTACCTGACAGCTATAGGATTAGTGAATTAAAGAATTTTTTCTAG
- a CDS encoding TlpA family protein disulfide reductase, with amino-acid sequence MRFIFQLIILIIPIFSYGQLDQYAQSGHTSLTVKFSGDFPEDKPISTPLFSGQFFFNKPITFTQINDSTLFLSFYTFGPTQYYFIYNKEYQRSILLPNHSDVINIHYKDSTHYLLNYQGTFAKLFAHSKISGEMRIKAFYDGGYFSKFNPGKYQTANNFRDSVLQKFQDMISDVANDTDYDLLKKLFKYDSEIDIKKFYLFDNYTRNAYEEVKTGSDTIKIPLKRDVSFYDKMNISDLTKIERLISPSYHLLQDVRNDTLLNFPNILKRGPQVYYDKLKAIFEKENNDDLFYQIMIAGAYIDQLRSGVKLSEEQKFDIFNFFENKHISNYVLQQNELTTNTTSQNLNKYYLSFEKEKENVLPDILNRYKGKIVIIDFWATWCGPCREAFDKAKKVKEKFLEEDDVVFVYITGESSDRDTWQNYVNSLGGEHYYVHDHQFSYITKQHNIKFLPSYLLFDKKGELVEKSLGEYMGNEKLIKWIEEGLKK; translated from the coding sequence ATGAGATTTATTTTCCAATTAATTATCTTGATTATTCCCATTTTCTCATATGGTCAACTTGATCAATATGCCCAAAGTGGTCATACCTCACTTACCGTCAAATTTTCTGGAGATTTCCCTGAGGATAAACCAATTTCTACACCATTATTCTCAGGGCAATTTTTCTTCAATAAGCCAATTACATTTACCCAGATTAATGACTCAACTTTATTTCTATCGTTCTATACTTTCGGTCCAACTCAGTATTATTTTATATATAATAAGGAATATCAACGATCGATATTGTTGCCGAACCATTCTGATGTTATAAATATACACTATAAGGATTCTACCCATTACCTATTGAATTATCAAGGAACTTTCGCTAAACTTTTTGCACACTCGAAGATAAGTGGTGAAATGCGAATTAAAGCATTTTATGATGGTGGTTATTTTTCAAAATTTAATCCTGGGAAATACCAAACAGCTAATAATTTTAGAGACTCGGTTTTACAGAAATTTCAAGATATGATATCAGATGTTGCAAATGATACGGATTATGACCTTTTGAAAAAGCTTTTTAAGTACGATTCAGAAATCGATATTAAAAAATTCTACCTGTTTGACAATTATACCCGTAATGCATACGAAGAAGTAAAAACTGGTTCAGACACCATTAAAATCCCCCTTAAAAGAGACGTTTCTTTTTATGACAAAATGAATATTAGCGACTTAACTAAAATAGAAAGGTTGATTTCACCTAGCTATCATTTGCTACAAGATGTTAGAAATGACACCTTATTAAACTTCCCAAATATTCTAAAAAGGGGCCCTCAGGTTTATTATGATAAGCTAAAGGCCATTTTTGAAAAGGAAAACAATGATGATCTTTTTTACCAAATCATGATTGCCGGTGCGTACATCGATCAACTACGCAGTGGTGTGAAATTATCTGAAGAACAGAAGTTTGATATTTTTAATTTTTTTGAAAACAAGCACATAAGCAATTATGTTCTTCAGCAAAACGAGCTTACAACAAACACAACATCGCAAAATCTAAACAAATACTATCTTTCTTTTGAGAAGGAAAAGGAAAATGTTTTGCCTGATATTCTGAACCGCTACAAAGGTAAAATCGTGATAATAGATTTTTGGGCAACGTGGTGCGGCCCTTGTAGAGAAGCATTTGATAAAGCAAAAAAAGTAAAAGAAAAATTTTTAGAAGAAGATGACGTGGTATTCGTGTATATAACGGGAGAAAGCTCGGATCGTGACACTTGGCAAAACTATGTAAATTCTCTTGGGGGAGAGCACTATTATGTACATGACCATCAGTTCTCATATATCACGAAACAACACAATATAAAATTCTTACCGAGCTATCTACTTTTTGATAAAAAGGGAGAATTAGTAGAAAAAAGTTTAGGAGAATATATGGGAAACGAGAAGTTAATAAAATGGATTGAAGAGGGATTAAAGAAATAA
- a CDS encoding peptidase domain-containing ABC transporter, whose protein sequence is MLQRFPHYMQMDQMDCGATCLRVVFKYYGQLVSIHKIRKFTQTTKNGVNLLGISEAAEKLGFRTYGVRLSLEQLQEVELPCILHWNQNHFVVLYKVKKGKYYVSDPALGLVSYEEKEFTKNWYSTKELYAGLSLVLSPGPDFYQLDDDEPKLSLQWRKIFTYFYKYKRLFGQLILGMVLGTILQLITPFLTQSVVDIGINTKNISFINMILIAQLMLFIGSTSVSFIRSWIMLHISTRINISILTDLLIKVMKLPMSFFDLKTHGDLMQRMSDQQRIESFLTGSTLNTLFSLVNMLIFGTLLIVYNKTIFIVFLIATVLYTIWILIFMKYRRELDEKRFKISSENQTYMVEMIQSVKDIKLNNAQKQKRWGWEALQAKLFKFRVDSLALSQYQSIGSMAISQAQGILITYISAKAVIDGEITFGGMMAIQYIVGMVSNPVMQLLGFLQSYQDAKISLERLNEIYEAEEEENLHNDYLNQLPESKTIEVRNITFRYFGAGNEPIFNKLNLTFPEGKTTAIVGTSGSGKTTILKLLLRFYETEGGEILVGGKNINQLSFSVWRDSCGSVLQDNYIYADTIERNIAINDENPDETLLKRAIEIANLDDFIAEQPFGLATKIGTAGKGISQGQRQRLMIARAVYKEPSFIFLDEATNSLDANNEKTIVENLNKFFRDRTVVVVAHRLSTVKNADNIIVLEKGEVIEQGSHKELTEKKGNYYELVKNQLELGN, encoded by the coding sequence ATGCTACAACGTTTTCCTCATTATATGCAAATGGATCAAATGGATTGCGGTGCCACCTGTCTACGCGTAGTATTCAAGTACTATGGACAGTTGGTCTCTATTCATAAGATTCGAAAATTCACGCAAACGACCAAAAACGGTGTCAACCTACTTGGAATCTCAGAAGCTGCAGAGAAATTGGGTTTCCGGACGTATGGGGTGCGTTTAAGTCTAGAGCAGCTACAAGAAGTGGAATTACCTTGCATCTTACATTGGAATCAAAACCACTTTGTAGTATTGTATAAGGTAAAAAAGGGGAAGTATTACGTTTCAGATCCAGCATTAGGATTGGTTAGCTATGAGGAAAAGGAATTTACAAAAAATTGGTATTCGACCAAAGAGCTTTATGCAGGATTATCATTGGTCCTAAGTCCAGGGCCTGATTTTTATCAATTGGATGATGACGAACCCAAATTATCCTTGCAATGGCGTAAAATATTCACTTATTTCTATAAGTACAAGCGTCTATTCGGTCAGTTAATATTGGGAATGGTCCTGGGGACGATTTTGCAATTGATTACTCCCTTTTTGACGCAATCCGTAGTAGACATTGGGATCAATACCAAGAATATCTCGTTCATCAATATGATATTGATAGCTCAATTGATGTTGTTTATCGGTAGTACATCGGTTTCCTTTATTAGGTCCTGGATCATGCTCCACATCAGTACTAGGATTAATATTTCGATTTTGACGGACTTGTTGATCAAGGTGATGAAGCTGCCCATGAGTTTTTTTGACTTGAAAACTCATGGGGACTTGATGCAGCGGATGTCTGATCAGCAGCGTATAGAGTCGTTCTTGACAGGTAGTACCTTGAATACGCTGTTTTCATTGGTCAATATGTTGATTTTCGGGACGCTACTGATTGTCTACAATAAAACCATTTTCATAGTATTCCTGATAGCTACAGTTTTGTATACGATATGGATCTTGATCTTTATGAAGTATAGAAGAGAGTTGGACGAAAAGCGTTTTAAAATCTCTTCCGAGAACCAGACGTATATGGTAGAGATGATACAAAGTGTAAAGGATATCAAACTTAACAATGCACAAAAACAAAAACGATGGGGTTGGGAAGCTTTACAAGCTAAATTATTCAAATTTAGGGTTGATAGTCTAGCTTTGTCACAGTACCAATCGATCGGCTCGATGGCAATAAGTCAAGCTCAAGGGATCTTAATAACCTATATCTCCGCAAAGGCGGTTATCGATGGCGAAATTACTTTTGGAGGGATGATGGCGATACAATATATTGTTGGTATGGTTTCCAACCCGGTCATGCAATTATTAGGTTTTCTCCAATCTTATCAAGATGCTAAAATTAGTCTAGAACGTCTGAATGAAATATACGAAGCGGAGGAAGAAGAAAATTTACACAACGATTATTTGAACCAATTACCAGAAAGTAAAACGATTGAAGTCCGTAATATCACTTTTCGCTATTTTGGAGCTGGGAATGAACCGATATTTAACAAGTTGAATCTTACTTTTCCGGAAGGAAAAACTACCGCTATCGTTGGAACAAGTGGAAGTGGCAAAACGACCATATTAAAACTCCTTCTCCGATTCTATGAAACCGAAGGCGGAGAAATTTTGGTAGGTGGCAAAAACATCAATCAGCTTTCCTTTTCAGTTTGGCGAGATAGCTGCGGCTCTGTGTTACAAGATAATTATATATATGCAGACACCATTGAACGAAATATAGCTATTAATGACGAAAACCCAGATGAAACTCTATTGAAAAGGGCTATCGAAATAGCAAACCTCGATGATTTTATCGCTGAACAACCATTTGGGCTAGCGACAAAGATTGGAACAGCAGGAAAAGGAATAAGCCAAGGACAAAGACAGCGATTGATGATCGCCAGAGCTGTCTATAAAGAACCATCTTTTATCTTCTTGGATGAAGCAACCAATTCGTTAGATGCTAATAATGAGAAAACTATTGTAGAGAATCTGAACAAATTTTTTAGAGACAGAACGGTGGTAGTGGTGGCTCACCGATTAAGTACGGTAAAAAATGCAGATAATATTATCGTTCTTGAAAAAGGAGAAGTAATAGAGCAGGGATCACACAAGGAGTTAACAGAAAAAAAAGGAAATTACTACGAATTAGTAAAAAATCAATTGGAGTTAGGAAATTAA
- a CDS encoding HlyD family secretion protein, protein MAKQRFIEEESIHSEDLQEIIAKPPSWLLRRGISFILLTIVLILGLSVFIRYPEIVTTSLKFNTANAPKVLVSKVSGNLTKLLVKDGALVGKSTDIAYLESIADHEQVIHILDQLKLIRNGDSIAVSLDQLVEPKELELGELQSSYQNFYLAYLNYKAVAKEGIFKRRKSYVQQEMSNVNAQNEQLKESYRLQKEELALAEEEYQRYKQLADKRIISPLELQQREAILLSKRQAIPQMENILINNRGNLLSKNKELIELDNQMFEEEKMFAQALNSFISEAENWKKQYVITSLTSGKLIYTSFYQENQLVKSGEELFYIYTSQEDYYGELNIPQAMSSKVKEKQKVLLRVNGYPHQEYGYVRGEIDYLSDIPIRDSLFFAKVALHRTPQDSSIKLKPGLMAEADIITEDQSVFRRMWNNLTKSLKI, encoded by the coding sequence ATGGCAAAGCAACGATTTATAGAAGAAGAGTCGATCCACTCGGAAGATTTGCAAGAGATTATTGCAAAACCACCTTCGTGGTTACTTAGGCGCGGAATTTCATTTATTTTGTTAACGATTGTTCTTATCTTAGGGTTGTCTGTATTTATCCGTTACCCTGAAATAGTTACTACCTCCCTGAAGTTTAACACAGCAAATGCACCGAAGGTATTGGTGAGTAAAGTGAGTGGTAATTTGACAAAGCTTTTAGTAAAAGATGGGGCTTTGGTAGGTAAATCAACGGATATTGCCTATTTGGAAAGTATAGCCGATCACGAGCAGGTAATCCATATACTGGACCAGCTCAAACTTATCCGTAATGGGGATAGTATTGCTGTTTCATTGGACCAATTGGTTGAACCTAAAGAGTTAGAACTTGGAGAGCTACAAAGTAGCTACCAGAATTTCTATCTGGCCTACTTGAATTATAAGGCAGTTGCTAAAGAAGGTATTTTCAAAAGACGCAAAAGCTATGTACAACAAGAAATGTCAAATGTGAATGCGCAAAATGAACAACTCAAAGAATCATATCGATTACAAAAGGAAGAACTAGCCCTAGCCGAAGAAGAGTACCAGCGCTATAAACAATTAGCGGATAAAAGGATAATTAGTCCCTTGGAATTGCAACAGAGGGAAGCAATCCTATTATCTAAACGCCAGGCTATTCCTCAAATGGAAAATATACTCATCAATAACAGAGGCAATTTATTGTCCAAGAACAAGGAGTTAATAGAGCTGGATAATCAAATGTTTGAGGAAGAGAAGATGTTCGCACAAGCTTTGAATAGCTTTATTAGTGAGGCTGAAAACTGGAAGAAGCAATATGTGATCACCTCATTGACTTCCGGGAAGTTGATCTATACCAGTTTTTATCAAGAGAATCAACTGGTAAAGTCCGGGGAAGAATTGTTCTATATTTATACCAGCCAAGAAGATTATTATGGTGAATTAAATATTCCTCAAGCGATGTCTTCCAAAGTAAAAGAGAAGCAAAAAGTACTACTTAGAGTAAATGGATACCCCCATCAAGAATATGGATATGTGCGGGGTGAGATTGATTACTTATCCGATATCCCTATTCGCGATAGTTTATTTTTCGCTAAAGTAGCATTACATCGCACACCTCAGGACAGCAGTATAAAACTAAAGCCTGGTCTTATGGCAGAAGCTGATATTATTACGGAAGATCAATCGGTTTTTAGACGCATGTGGAATAATTTGACTAAATCATTGAAGATTTAA
- a CDS encoding glycosyltransferase — protein sequence MENLNKIIQSFWHGETLSQVERLCIDSFIANGHEFHLYTYNANLKGVPEKCLLMDANEIISSDRIFLDSRGTIATFSDYFRVKMLYLRGGWWVDMDIVCLKYFDFEQTHIFSSEYVNGEIFANIGCIKSPKGSAFLLNYIAALELTLEKKTTIPWGTFGPTLMNNLLKLYDTTGFLQEPEVFIMPKLIYSDNKQLMFYRLFNHLKIEEISEKLENSYSIHLYNELWRLNAIDKSQRFREGSLLDYLQKRVSHSAND from the coding sequence ATGGAAAATTTAAATAAAATTATTCAAAGTTTTTGGCACGGGGAGACTTTATCGCAAGTAGAACGATTATGTATCGATTCATTCATCGCTAATGGACATGAGTTCCATCTATATACCTACAACGCAAATTTAAAAGGGGTCCCCGAGAAATGTTTATTAATGGACGCCAATGAAATAATTTCAAGTGATAGAATTTTTTTAGATTCTAGAGGTACTATTGCTACATTTTCTGATTACTTCAGGGTTAAAATGCTTTATTTAAGAGGAGGTTGGTGGGTTGATATGGATATTGTTTGTTTAAAATACTTTGATTTTGAACAGACTCATATTTTTTCATCAGAATACGTAAACGGAGAAATTTTTGCTAATATAGGATGTATCAAAAGTCCAAAAGGCTCCGCATTTTTATTAAATTATATCGCTGCACTAGAGCTGACTTTAGAAAAAAAAACAACGATACCTTGGGGAACTTTCGGCCCCACGTTAATGAATAATTTATTAAAACTTTACGACACGACAGGATTTCTTCAAGAACCAGAAGTTTTTATTATGCCCAAATTAATCTACTCTGACAACAAACAACTTATGTTTTATCGATTATTTAATCACCTGAAGATAGAAGAAATTAGTGAAAAATTAGAAAATAGCTATTCGATTCACTTATACAATGAACTTTGGCGATTAAATGCGATTGATAAATCACAACGCTTCAGAGAAGGTAGTCTATTGGATTATTTACAGAAGAGAGTATCTCACTCCGCAAATGATTAA
- a CDS encoding erythromycin esterase family protein, with the protein MKKILIHLVCFFLIGTSANAQLENTFASFQDSFFEIDKVLSGYNLEDRLLVGVGDVGEFANEPKALTRDLVIYLVEKKGYRNILLHMDDWTIRPLNAFLQSQSDSDVSVMESWVRKTFSRAIYRNREFEKIFVWLKDYNIANPSKKVNVYGVAPSISIPPSYFLSQYIFEIDSKAGERLSKKWTDSPVPDSIAFSDIKSWVNDQLQLNISDLNKELLNMCIKDLDFNDHLPNRRTIDQQLPLSQYIDYVSFVSRCIFDKLAQKSIYISSNADILNADIQSSLVIGGHARPTVGHMLHHKLKNKYFNIITDFADSSALPLVEYKTMEFNTVKFGSSDKARELFLKKRFFDAKYDVKLLKGYTPSILAIAKEVPAPIPVSQERPMFDLLFIFRQLTSTYFFN; encoded by the coding sequence ATGAAGAAGATCTTAATTCATCTTGTTTGTTTCTTTTTAATTGGAACCAGTGCCAATGCACAGCTTGAAAATACGTTTGCTTCCTTTCAAGATTCCTTCTTTGAAATAGACAAAGTATTATCTGGATATAACCTGGAAGATAGGTTATTAGTTGGAGTCGGGGATGTTGGAGAGTTTGCCAATGAACCTAAGGCATTGACCCGGGATTTGGTTATCTATTTGGTAGAAAAAAAGGGATACAGAAATATTTTGTTGCACATGGATGATTGGACTATACGTCCATTAAATGCATTCCTACAGTCCCAGTCAGATAGCGATGTGTCTGTAATGGAATCGTGGGTTAGAAAGACCTTTTCAAGGGCAATATATAGAAATAGGGAATTCGAAAAAATATTTGTATGGCTTAAAGATTACAACATTGCAAATCCCAGTAAGAAGGTCAATGTGTATGGCGTAGCACCCTCAATTTCAATCCCGCCATCTTATTTTCTATCACAGTATATTTTTGAAATCGATAGCAAAGCCGGTGAGCGATTGAGTAAAAAGTGGACGGATAGCCCCGTTCCAGACTCGATTGCTTTTTCTGATATAAAATCTTGGGTAAATGATCAGCTCCAATTGAACATCTCTGATCTAAATAAGGAGCTACTTAATATGTGTATCAAAGATCTTGACTTCAATGATCATCTACCCAACCGAAGGACGATCGATCAACAGCTGCCGTTGAGTCAGTATATCGACTATGTATCATTTGTAAGCCGGTGCATATTTGATAAATTGGCTCAAAAATCAATTTATATAAGTTCAAATGCAGATATTTTAAATGCAGATATTCAATCCAGCCTTGTCATAGGTGGTCATGCTCGTCCGACAGTGGGCCATATGCTTCATCATAAATTGAAAAATAAGTATTTTAACATAATCACGGATTTTGCCGACAGCTCTGCGCTACCTCTTGTTGAATATAAGACCATGGAATTTAATACCGTAAAGTTTGGGAGCTCTGATAAAGCAAGGGAGCTTTTTCTGAAAAAGAGGTTTTTTGATGCTAAATATGATGTTAAATTATTAAAGGGATATACACCGTCGATTTTGGCAATAGCCAAAGAAGTTCCAGCCCCGATTCCAGTTAGTCAAGAAAGACCTATGTTTGATTTGCTGTTTATATTCCGTCAATTAACATCCACCTATTTTTTTAACTAA
- a CDS encoding TlpA family protein disulfide reductase, whose protein sequence is MDHINAGAVVNEKQKLDVVNFFENKHYSNYILYSSEMNAKNVQSNTNKYHLPFEKDKESVFNEILSRYKDKVVIVDFWATWCGPCLQAFGKIKKVKEHFSKKDDVVFVYLTDVSSDYNQWNQYADYIGGEHYYLHGNQSSIINKSFGIQYIPSYLIFDKKGNLQHKSLGAYMGDEKLKEWIEDALQK, encoded by the coding sequence ATGGATCACATAAATGCGGGAGCAGTAGTGAATGAAAAACAAAAACTGGACGTGGTCAATTTCTTTGAAAACAAGCACTACAGCAACTATATCCTTTATAGCAGTGAAATGAATGCAAAGAATGTGCAATCCAACACCAACAAGTACCATCTCCCCTTCGAAAAAGACAAAGAGTCTGTTTTCAATGAAATCCTATCTCGATACAAAGATAAGGTGGTAATCGTTGATTTTTGGGCGACCTGGTGCGGTCCTTGTCTCCAGGCTTTTGGTAAGATCAAAAAAGTAAAAGAGCACTTTTCAAAAAAAGATGATGTCGTATTTGTATACTTAACGGATGTAAGTTCTGATTATAACCAATGGAATCAATATGCGGACTATATAGGTGGAGAACATTATTATCTACATGGAAATCAGAGTTCAATTATAAACAAAAGCTTTGGTATCCAATACATTCCGAGCTATCTGATATTTGATAAAAAGGGCAACCTACAGCATAAGAGCCTTGGAGCGTACATGGGGGATGAGAAACTGAAGGAGTGGATCGAGGATGCTCTGCAAAAGTAA
- a CDS encoding PLDc N-terminal domain-containing protein → MNLLIVGIGTQELVLLLLILPITILYFYCLFHAATNRGISGMHRLLWFFVILSIPFLGSMAYWFMGRGPEAGFNTGR, encoded by the coding sequence ATGAACCTATTGATAGTCGGTATTGGAACACAAGAGCTCGTTCTGCTACTTTTGATACTCCCTATAACCATACTCTACTTTTATTGCTTATTTCATGCGGCGACTAATCGCGGAATATCGGGAATGCATCGATTGCTGTGGTTCTTTGTCATCCTGAGCATACCGTTTTTGGGCAGTATGGCATACTGGTTCATGGGACGTGGACCTGAAGCGGGTTTTAATACGGGTCGTTAA
- a CDS encoding dihydrofolate reductase family protein, with protein MRRITAAINMTLDGICNHTAGIPDEEIHRHYTGLLEQGAAILYGRTTYQLMEFWRTLLENPSDEKSMNDFAAAINKIPKIVFSRTLDDVEWESATVAKRDLEEEVLELKGQSGKDILVGSRSLIIQLMNLNLIDEYQFCIHPVVAGSGLPLFENINDRNVFKLIKTKTFGNGAVTLYYAPTNQKATKA; from the coding sequence ATGAGAAGAATAACTGCGGCTATCAATATGACACTTGACGGAATTTGCAATCATACAGCAGGAATTCCAGATGAGGAGATACATCGCCATTATACAGGACTATTAGAACAAGGAGCTGCCATTCTTTATGGCAGGACAACGTACCAACTGATGGAATTTTGGCGAACTTTGTTGGAAAACCCTTCAGATGAAAAATCAATGAATGACTTTGCCGCGGCCATAAACAAAATTCCAAAAATTGTCTTTTCTCGAACGCTAGACGATGTGGAATGGGAAAGTGCAACTGTTGCAAAACGTGATTTGGAGGAGGAAGTCTTGGAACTCAAGGGGCAATCAGGAAAAGATATTTTAGTAGGCAGCAGGAGCCTAATAATACAGCTAATGAATCTGAATTTGATTGATGAATACCAATTTTGTATCCATCCTGTTGTAGCTGGTAGTGGCCTACCTTTGTTTGAAAATATCAATGACAGGAATGTTTTCAAACTGATCAAGACAAAAACATTTGGTAATGGCGCTGTGACTCTTTACTATGCACCGACCAATCAAAAAGCCACGAAAGCTTAG